Part of the Triticum urartu cultivar G1812 chromosome 2, Tu2.1, whole genome shotgun sequence genome, GGCAGAGGCACGAGGTTGGTGGTTGCATGCACAGCAAACTATGCATGCTCAATCAATACTACTGTAGTCCAGAACCAGTCCATAGACTATGAAGAGTACGGTTTACACATACGCACGCACGGGGAGCGGCAGTGACCCATCACGGTGAAGGGCTGAAGGCCACATCGATTGCCGAGATGGGGAAGAAAGGTGGagcgaggaagaggaggaaggggcaggacgacgacgacgagctCGTCAACCTCATCTTCTCCTGGTCCCTCCAAGACGTCGCCAACCAGGACCTCTTCAGAGACAAGGTATGCAATTGGATCGATCGCATACGCCCGATCACCATTTTCCCAGCTTGGATCATGCCATCATGCAGAGCACCTGACGACGGTGAATGTGATGTGCATCTCTTTGTCACAGGTGAACACGATACCTGACAGGTTCTTCGGCCTGAAGAACTACCTGGATTCGTTCAGGGCCCCGTTGCTGGAGGAGATCCGCGCGGAGATGAGCTCCGCCTTGGACCCGCAACCCAATGGCTCCAGCCCCGTGCAAATACGGTCGCTGGTTAGCCTCGTTCCAAAGGGAGCCAAGGGCGTCAAGAAGATCACCCCGTTTTACCGCGTCACCGTCTCCGGCCGCCGCGGTGCTTGTTCCCCATGCATCGGCGACATCGTCGCGCTCTCGGCGGCGACGCCGCTTCGGCCTGGCAGCCCCTACTGCCTCGCGCACGTCAAGGACGTCCCCAACAAGTGTAGCTTTGTGGTCAGAGCGTCCAAGGTAATAGAAGATGTAACCTGCTACGCGTTTGTTGTCAGCTTGCTCAGCTTCATACCCTACGCGCGCATCTGGCGGTGCCTCAACTACGAAGCAGCCGTCGAGAGGAATGCAGACCTCGTCAAGGTCATCGCCGGCGATAACACCATGCAGGCAAGCAGTTCTGCTTCTGCGTAATTAATTAAGCTTGGTGTACATCGATCGTTGCATGAATTGGGAGTTGGTTTCTATGGTTTTCTCATGTCATGTGAATGATCCTCTGATCGGCATGCACCATGCAGGGAACTTCACTGACCGGCGGCACCGGCGTTCTACTGACGGCCGGCACGCTATCTCCGTTCGAGCTCAACCAGTCGCAAGCCGACGCCATTCTGAGCTGCATTTCGGCGGTGCAGTGCGGCGGCGCGAGCAGCAAGTTCAGCCTCATCTGGGGTCCGCCCGGCACGGGCAAAACAAAGACCATCAGCGTGCTCTTGCTGGCGGTGATGACGATGTCGATGACGACGAAAAGCCAGAGCAAATTCCGGGTCCTGACGTGCGCGCCGACCAACACAGCCATCTGCCAGGTCGCGTCCCGCCTCCTGGCGCTGAGGAAGCAGCACCCGAATGCCGGCGCCGGTGGGTGCCACGGCGATCTGCTGCTGTTCGGCAACAGGAAGCGCATGGCCATCGACAACGACCTCAACGAGATCTTCCTGGACACTCGCGTCAAGCGGCTAAGCAAGTGCTTCTCGCCGGCGACGGGCTGGAAGCCGGGTCTCCTGTCACTGGAAGTCTTTCTGACAGATCCGATAACCCTGAAACACCAGTATCAGTTAGCACGCGAGAAGAATACTAGCACAAATTTACCCGAGTCGTCCTTCGTCAGGTCAAGGTTCCACGAGATCTCCCAGAAGCTCAGCGCGTGCTTCAGAACAATCATGTCGCACGTCCCTAGAGACATCGTCCTGGGGAAGAACTGCGAGAACATCGCTTCGCTGACCAAGATGCTCGGCGACTTCGGCAAACTACTCGGCGGGAAGAACGCCGGGAACGAAGTCGTGAGGGACGCGTTCATGCGTACGGCGACGGGAGAGCAACGCCATGGTTCAGGGACAGCTCGCGCCCTGAGGCGGAGCATGGCGGCGATCCTGGGCGTCACGAGAGCTCTGGCGCGAGACCTTAAGCTTCCTCGCACGCGCCATGGCCCCGCGATCAAGAAGTTCTGCCTTCGAAGCGCCTCCCTTGTTTTCTGCACCGTGTCTGGCTCGGCGAAGCTGAACGAGCAGAAGATGGACTTGCTGCTGATCGACGAGGCTGCGCAGCTGAAGGAATGCGAGTCCCTCATCCCCTTGCAAGTCTCCGGGCTGAAGCACGCAGTTCTTATCGGCGACGAGTGCCAGTTGCCGGCAACCGTGAAAAGCAAGGTCTGTATCAGTTCAGTTCTCCGTTCAAATTGAAATGCAGCTCTTGTTATGTTTATCCACAAACTTGAGCATTATTACTTGTTGCAGGTTTCAGATAGTGCATTGCTGGGTAGAAGCCTATTTGAAAGACTAGGTTTACTCGGGCACAGGAAGCACCTCCTGAACATGCAGTACAGGATGCACCCTTCCATCAGCGTCTTCCCGAACATCAGTTTCTACGACAGGCAGATCTTGGACGGCCCCAACGTGACGCAGACGACGCACGAGCGTAGCTACCTCCCAGGCGCGATGTTCGGGCCATACTCGTTCATCAACGTCGACGGCAGGGAAGATCGCGGCCGAAGCAAGAGGAACATGGCCGAGGTGGCCGCCATCCTGAAGATACTGCGCAGTCTCAAGCAAGGTGCGCCCGCATGGCCTGCCACTGAGTTTTTCTCTGAACATTTGCATGCTCCCAGCTCATGCCGTGCGGTTTACCGTGCAGCTTGTGCCAGTGCGGGGCAGGTGGTCAGCGTGGGCGTCATATGCCCGTACGCCGCGCAGGTGGAGGCGATTCAGGGGAGGATAGGGGACGTGAGGGCGATGCGCCCCCTGATTCTTCGCGTCAACTCCGTGGATGGGTTCCAAGGCAGCGAGGAGGACATCATCATCCTCTCCACCGTCAGGTCCAACGCCACGGGCTCCATCGGCTTCCTCTCCAACCGGCGACGCGCCAACGTCGCCCTGACGAGGGCAAGGCACGCCGAGACCTGGATGAAATGTACAGCTACCTGAACTTGGAAAACGACCTGATATCTCTCGGTTTGCTTACTTCTGGTTGCAAGCATTGCCTCTGGATCCTGGGCAACGCGACGACGCTGAGCGGCAGCGGCTCCATCTGGGGCGAGCTGGTCCAGGATGCCGTCGAGCGTCGGTGCTTCTTCGACTGGGACGATGGTGGCGCGGGCGCCTCTCCGGCCATTTCTCACGGCGCTCGCCTGATCGGGCCTGAACGCGGTGGAGCAACTTCAACTTTTGACACGCAGTTGGTGGGGTGTGAAGCAGACCGTATCTGTGGCGCGCTAGGTTCCCTGCGCCTAGCTTAGCGAATGCACCACCGGTGGAGGCGTGGAGCGGTGGCGATTTGTTCTGTTTTGGTCCTTTGGGCGTGCCTCGGCGTAGTGGTGAATCGATTGTGTATGGACGGCAACCTTTTTCTCCGGCTCACTTGAGGAATATGTACCAGCTAGGTAATTACCTGTACGTTGCAATGGGATACATTATTAAAACGTTGTCATGTCAGTGAAGACAAGTCATTAGCTCTAGGcgaaattcaaaaaaataaaattaaCTCTAGGCCATGCTCGGTTAGTTCAGATCCGTTGCTTGGACGCTTTAGTATAGGCCCTATAGTCGTGGTTTTGCTAGCTCGCCACAACCTTGGCCGGTTGGCTGCTTAGGCCACCTCACCCTCGCCCTAGACCTCCGTTGTCGCTTTGCACCACCACTCATTGCAAGTTTGCAACTTTTTTCGGCCAGTGTGGGTAAAACTTGTTAATCACACGCGTATTTTCTCTCATAGACATCATATGAAGTGTATTCAATTCCATGATGACATCATCTTCTACTGCAACCAAGTCAAACTCCTTTCATACGATCATACAACAATGGTTCCTATTAATAGTATAAACATGCCTTCATCTTTAGAAGAAAATACGTATCTCAATGTTGGGACCGATGTCATCCATCCATGTCAAAAGCAGCTAGATAGTAAATGTGTAGCCATTCCTTGTCCCAAAGCCAACCTCAAGTTCTTGAGTTGAATCACCAGCTTGTCCACTTGTAGTCGCTTGTTATGCACTTCAGATAAGTTTGTCTTAAATTCATCGGGTTCTTCAACCTCCAACGCATACCACGACTCAACAGGTCGTAACACCTCATTCAACGTGCACAACCTTAGATGCCATCTCACTTGCATTCTAACAACGAAATCCTTTCCCAACTAAGAAGAAAAGAAAGATGAATGCTTACTATAAAATAGCAATACCGCCATGCCTTTGTTCAAACTGCAGCAGAAACACACTTGAAGCATCATTAGTTTCAAAACACACATATAAATTGAAGCCGCAAGGAATAGAAAAAAGCTAGTTCGATTACCAAGTCTACGAAACCAACGCGCATGTATGAATCATGTCTGCAGTTGCGGGTGTGATTGGAGAAGCAAGGGATGACGAGAAATCGAACATGATGTGCTCTAGGTGGCTGGAGTGAGCTCTGTCTAACGAAGCGTGGACACACGCAAGAAAGGAGGAACCTGTTGGCTGTAGAGGGAGGACGATGCAATCAGAGGTAGCGGCGACCGTGGTGATGGTGGTATGCGACATCACAGTCCGTGTCGAGCTGCACGTTCGTCTACCCGACGCTATTGGCAAAGCACGAGACGCTGCTAATACGTGCGTTGGCATAGTAACCACGGGAGGACACGAGGAAGGGTGTGTTGGGCCAAGCGATGAGGACCTTGCCCCTGCACGTTTGCCCACTAGTTGCCAGATCGTAGCGTGTCGTGCAATGCATGGGCTCAGAGTTGTAGCTATGGCAATGACGAGCAAAAGATGCAGTGATGGTACTCACCATCGCAAACCCATCACTTGTGGATGCTCCACAACACCGGCAAGTAGAGTCGCGAGACGGCAACACCAGATTGGGAAGAGGGAGTTGAGGGTTGGGAGGAGGCGAGGTGGGGTCAAATCAAGGGGAATTGTGTCTCGATAACTGTGGGGTCGATGTATGTCGCTTTTCTTTGTCTGTGATCCGTGCAAGGGGAAACTCGAGTAGTTTTGCGGAGTCAAACGACATGGGCCGATGAAGGAATGCGGAACGGGAGGGCGGACGAAGGAGAGCGAAAGAGGAACACCATGATTTTTTGGATAAGGAGAGACTTAAGGGGTTGAGTGCATATACATGGCTGTTGTCAGGGTGTGGGCTGATATATGTAAGTTGAACCGTGTTCCTTATACAATGCTAACTGTGTGCATATTAACGGTACGTACACCAGGGTCCAATGCGGGGCAAGGAAGCCATCTTGGAGTACAAGGCAAGCAATCCTCGGCGGGAGGCCGATTAGACACCGTGTAAACCCTAGCCCTCGTCCCCTATATAAGTCGAGGCTAGGGTAGCCATCCGCATCTACTCATTGATCCATATTCTCAGTGGTCACAATCACATCATCTTGTAACCCCCTCGTACGAGGTGCCCCCCACCCCATCAATACAAAACACAAAGatggacatagggtattacctcacCATGTGGGCCCGAACCTGGTTAGGTACTTCCGACCATGTTTGCCGCCGTACTGAGGGTACTGGCGGTTTCCAGCACCATTACAGGTGTCAATGTGTGTGCTTGTTCATCTTGGCCAGGGCAGGCAGCAAGACTCGCGGTGGGACGAAATGGTACATCCCCGACCTCCGACCGGCGAGCCTACTGGTCTACCGGTGGGGGCCATTCTCATGAGCTGGGTCACATAATAAATATGCGTGCCTGTCACATAGGGAGGTTTTTGTACCATGTGACACGGTGCATTCCCATGCCCACCTGGCGCGGCTCGATGACGCGATCAGAAGTGGCGCGGTGCTCACCTTGATCCTCGGGCATGATGATGAGTGGGGATTTGAAGACGCATCAACTCCTCACCGACTGCAAGGTGTGCGCCCCCTCGCATTCACAGCCAGTGAGTCCCACCTACACTCTCTACTAGATCCACTTTTCCCCACTTCGAGTGACTCGGCTGACGACAATGGCGACGGGGGAAGAGAAGATAGTGATGCTCGCGGGCGGCGATGCATGGAAGCTGGTGCGACTCCATGAGATCTGCTTGTGGTGGAAGACCAAAAGCGATCTGAACTAGGAGGCGATGGCTGTGGTTGAGGAGGTGAACGAGGAGGAAGAGGCTCATCTGTTCTAGGGAGGCAAGGCAAGGCATCTGCTCGAGGTCTTGCTTTGGGCCATGGATGAGGCGTACTTGGAGATTCCTGCACAGCAAACCACCACTCGGCACGCCTCGCTCGGGGCACAAATTAGGATCCAATCTGGCTAGCAACCGCTTTTGGGTGCTAGCCGGAGAGGATTCCGATGACGGCTCCTGTGAGGGGGCTGCTGGCTGGTCAGAATCCAGCAAGTCTCCTTCATTTTCTCGTTATCTTCATTCTACTATACATTCGAGTGTTGGATTGAATGAATTATCTTATAGAAAACGTCGTCATACTAGACGGGTTATGCGCAATCTAGAAAGGACATGAATGAATATGTGTCTAGTTTGTTTCTCAAAAATACGAACGGACACAAAAATGATGATGACGACAGTATAATTTTGTCCTCTGCTTTGCCATATCTCCCTTCAATTAATTCCCCTGCTTGGGGAAAATATCATCATGAGGCTAACATGGATAATGCTTTGATTAAAATGAAATCATCTACACCAAGGAACTGTGTAGAGGTTCATTGGGAGATGAGAACTTTGAAATTCACAAAATTAAAGTGGATGACATGAAGTAGTAATAAAATTCGCAAAAAGAGATATAGAAGTTGATAAAATTACCAAGATGCTTTCCTGAAAAAACTGAGCGCAATCGGCGACCAAAGTCGTGGATGGACATGCTCATCGCCGGTGGCCACCCGTGACTCGCGAGTATGGGCCACCGGCCAAGTACAGCAGCGAGGCTTCCCAAGGAAGGGAAGGGCTACAATTACATTTTTGATTTTCACTTTCCCCTCACTTTTCCGTTTTCCTTCACATACCCCCCCTCCCTCTCTCCTTCCCGGCTTTCCCGGGCCTTCCTCTTCCGTCTCGCCACAAAGGCTACCGCCAGCCTCgccactccgccgccgccgccgcccgggacAAGCAAGGTCGATCCCGACTCCCGAGGCCGCGGCGCACTGGCGGAATGACCAGGAAGAAGAAGGGCGCCCGCGGTCGTCggccgaggagggaagccggCGACGAATGGTGGCCCAGGAGGTACGCCGACCAGGAGTGGCCGCACCTCGTCGACATGGTGCTGTCTTGGCGCCTCGAGGACGTCATGGACGAGGGTCTCTTCAAGCACAAGGTGGGTTGTACTGCTGCTCCGTTGGTTTTCTTGGGCTGTTCTTCGCGTGTTGGTTGCGCCGTACTCCCGTAGGGTTTAGTTCAATCTACCTACTCCCGTAGGCTTTGGTTCGATCTAGTACGAGGTGTTGTGGTTTTCCCTTTGGCTACTCTGATGATAGTCCTCCAGATAAGTTAATTTAAGCTGCTCTGACCTTGGAGATGTTTCATCTCCAAATTCTAGCAAGGGGCTGGCCGGAACATGGTATTTCTCGGTAAAGTTTTGTGATTTAAGTCAAATTTGGACTAAATATCTAAACTTTATCAATAAATACCCTCAATCCAAACAGGCCCCAATGGGTTTGATGCCAAGTGCGAAATATAGAAGAAGTTTGAGAACCTTCTGACCAATTTTGGGTCTTTAACTATTTATatactctgcctgaagaggattTGAGCATTATTAAATAGTGTTACATTACATTTAGAAGAAATCATGGATGCATTAAATATGAAGTAACACAAACATGCCAAATTTCATATTCCAATCCATCACTAGCACCATGGACCAAAAAAAGACAATCATTACTGTACAAATGGGTGCAAGTGCAATGCAATGTCCATAACTAACTGCTTgtctttttttttctttattctCGATACCAGCAGTTTCGCATTAATTGGTGTTTTTTTATATCCGTGAATTTCTGTCATCAAGTTCTAACTATGAGGCTTCAAATTGCAGCTGAAAATGATACCGTCCATattcaatgatatcaagagctacTTAGGATCCTACACATCTCCactgttggaggagttgcgagcTGACATGTCGTCCAGCTTGGAAGCCATCTCCACCGAGTCTTTTGTCAAAGTAGCATGGATCGAGCAAACAAAATATAGTGCAGTTTATAACATTGCTTTTGAGGATTCTCAGAATACAAAGTCTTGCAACAAACCTGAAAGCAATGGCCGAAGTGTTGGTGATATCATTATCCTGTCTGATGTGAAGCCAGAAAACACATCTGATATTACTTGCAATGGGAGGCCGTACTGTATTGCCTTCATTactgatggagcggatgaagatgACGACTCACCTCCAGCCAGCTATGCAGTAACAGCATCAGGAAAAATTGATGCTGCAGACGAGGTCAGTGAAGATGGGAAGAGGAGCCCACTTTTTGCAGCTCATTTGCTGAATATCGTGACCTACATCCGCATATGGCGCTGCCTTGACTACACAACAGTCAGGAGAAACCCAAACCTCATACAGGAGATGGTACACTATCCACTGGTATGTATGCTCTTATACTCTCAATGACATTGACAATGATGCGAGTTTGTTCCTCAGATCAGATCATGAAATGCTAaatagagaaaaagagagaagttAATTTTGAAATCATCGCCCACATTTCCTTACTAAAGAATATACATGTATGTAAAATTTCTGTTTATCGCATAGGAAATGCTCCAGCTATGTTCACATCATAATGAGAACAGATCACTAGAGGCTTTTGGGCAGCTCTAAAGAAACATTAATTTGCTTAGCTCTTTTCTGGTGTTTGCAGGTTGCAAATATTCTCCCAAAAAATACAAAGGGTGTTGCTTCAGTCGACAGCATGGAAATATGGAGTGAATTGTCTACAATGAATCTTAACAACTCACAAAATGATGCCATCCTGAACTGTATTTCAGCAATGCTCTccaacagcagcagcagtttAAGCCTTATCTGGGGACCTCCTGGCACAGGAAAGACTAAAACAATCACTGTACTCTTGTGGTTAATGAGGAAACAGAAAAATGGTACACTTACATGTGCACCGACAAACCTTGCTGTTAAACAAGTTGCTTCATGTTTCTTAAGGTTGAGCAAAGAGAACCCTCTGGATACAAGTTGCTTAGGAGATGTTCTGTTGTTTGGCAATAAACATCGCATGTGTGTTGAAGATGATCTGAAAGAGATTTACTTACATGATCGTGTAAGGAAGCTTCTTGTTTGCTTTGCACCATTGACTGGATGGAGACATTGTCTGTCTTCCATGTACGATTTTCTTGAGAATGGTTACTCCCAGTACCTTCGATATTctgaagaacaaaaggaggagaATAAACCTTCCTTTTTGCATTACACCAGGAAAAAACTTGATGTTATTTATCCTGAGCTACGAAGATGTTTCAAACAGCTACTATTCCATGTCCCAAAATCTTGTATTTTGGAGGTGAATTACAATAACATCATTTCACTTCTCGAACTGCTTGAAGATTTCAATACACTCCAGAGGAAAACTACCGGGGTTGAGATAAAGGAAGTTTTCTTGTATAAAGATGTTCCAAGGAAATCCAGCATGGGCATTCTTCCCAAGACAGTGATAACCATCGGCAAAACCAGAATTAAATGCCTTGAGCTGCTAAAGATGCTATTAAGTTGCTTGAAACTTCCTATAACATCCTCCAAACGCACCATCCGAGAATTCTGTATGGAAAGTGCCAGCATAATTTTCTGCACTGTTTCTAGCTCTTCCAAAGTAACAAGCAATAAAAAACTAGAGTTGCTTGTTGTCGATGAGGCTGCTCAGTTGAAAGAATGTGAAACATTGATCCCTTTGCGTTTGCCTGCATTGAAGCATGCTATCCTCATTGGTGATGAGTGTCAACTACCAGCAACAGTTGTTAGTAAGGTTAGTTCTTGATCTTATATTCTTGTCTCGTGTCTACTAAT contains:
- the LOC125539263 gene encoding uncharacterized protein LOC125539263 isoform X3 codes for the protein MTRKKKGARGRRPRREAGDEWWPRRYADQEWPHLVDMVLSWRLEDVMDEGLFKHKLKMIPSIFNDIKSYLGSYTSPLLEELRADMSSSLEAISTESFVKVAWIEQTKYSAVYNIAFEDSQNTKSCNKPESNGRSVGDIIILSDVKPENTSDITCNGRPYCIAFITDGADEDDDSPPASYAVTASGKIDAADEVSEDGKRSPLFAAHLLNIVTYIRIWRCLDYTTVRRNPNLIQEMVHYPLVANILPKNTKGVASVDSMEIWSELSTMNLNNSQNDAILNCISAMLSNSSSSLSLIWGPPGTGKTKTITVLLWLMRKQKNGTLTCAPTNLAVKQVASCFLRLSKENPLDTSCLGDVLLFGNKHRMCVEDDLKEIYLHDRVRKLLVCFAPLTGWRHCLSSMYDFLENGYSQYLRYSEEQKEENKPSFLHYTRKKLDVIYPELRRCFKQLLFHVPKSCILEVNYNNIISLLELLEDFNTLQRKTTGVEIKEVFLYKDVPRKSSMGILPKTVITIGKTRIKCLELLKMLLSCLKLPITSSKRTIREFCMESASIIFCTVSSSSKVTSNKKLELLVVDEAAQLKECETLIPLRLPALKHAILIGDECQLPATVVSKVCKDALFGRSLFARLSSLGHEKHLLNMQYRMHPSISIFPNSSFYGGQLLDAPSVMQKEHQKKYLPGSMFGTYSFFNIEDSWEDVDELDHSRKNVVEVTIIQEILQNLRRACSKTMKKVTVGVICPYSAQVLAIQEKLRKMKFGPLSVKISSVDGFQGGEEDIIILSTVRSNSDGVVGFVSDRQRTNVALTRARHCLWILGNAATPSRSGSIWADLVRNAKERQCFFNAKSDGAISRVIAKHESELSSVKDKSVTPLQVIDNTVRALTRWSLSSTTYELSRISFHHFSCSICQVKHS